TATGGAAATGCCCATAGAAAATCTGTGGAGTCAGGTACTGGAACGCTTACAACTAGAGCTATCCCGTCCCACCTTTGAAACTTGGATCAAAACCGCGAGCGCTGAGCGATTGGAAAATAATTGCTTGGTAATTTTTACTCCTAACCCGTTTGCTCGTAATTGGTTACAGAAATATTACATAAAAACAATTGCTAACGTTGTACAAGATATTCTTGGTTATCCTGTAGATATTTATATCACTGTTAATCAAGGTGATGAAGTTTCTGATGTCAAGGAACAAGAAGCTTCTTGGGGATTTCAAACTCAAACCAGTCCAACAGATGGGCTCCCTCAAAACCGACTAAAAACGACAGAATTAAATCTCAAGTATGTATTCTCTCGATTTGTAGTTGGTGCTAACAATCGTATGGCTCATGCTGCTGCATTAGCAGTTGCTGAATATCCTGGAAGAGAGTTTAATCCTTTATTTTTGTGTGGTGGTGTGGGTTTAGGGAAAACTCACCTAATGCAGGCAATTGGTCACTATCGATGGGAAATTAGTCCAGATTCAAGAATATTTTACGTCTCTACTGAGCAATTTACGAATGATCTCATTGCTGCGATTCGTAAGGACAGTATGCAAAGTTTCCGAGAGCATTACCGTGCTGCTGATGTCCTTTTAGTGGATGATATTCAGTTTATTGAAGGTAAAGAATATACTCAAGAAGAATTTTTCCATACTTTTAATACTTTACATGAAGCTGGTAAGCAGGTCGTCTTAGCTTCTGACCGTCCTCCCAACCAAATTCCTGGGTTACAACAACGTCTGTGTTCCCGATTTTCTATGGGGTTAATTGCTGATATCCAATCGCCAGATTTAGAAACAAGAATGGCAATTTTACAAAAAAAAGCTGAGTACGAAAATATTCGTCTTCCAAGGGAAGTTGTTGAGTATATTGCTTTTCACTATACTTCTAATATTCGAGAGTTGGAAGGAGCATTAATTCGTGCATTAGCGTATATTTCTATTTGGGGTTTACCAATGACGGTAGAAAATATTGCACCCGTTTTAGAACCACCAACGCAGAAGGTAGAAGCCACACCAGAAGCAATTTTATCAGTGATAGTTGAGAGTTTTGATGTATCAATAGAAGACCTTAAAGGGAATTCACGGCGACGAGAGATTAGCTGGGCGCGTCAAATAGGAATGTATCTTATGCGACAACATACAGATCTGAGCTTACCAAGAATAGGAGAAGAATTTGGTGGAAAAGACCATACAACGGTTATGTATAGCTGTGAAAAGATTACCCAACTGCGACAAACAGATCAAAACTTGGTGAAAACACTGCGTCAATTGAGCGATCGCATTAACATGGCTAGCCGTCCTCACAAATCATCTTGACAAAAACAAACAAAATAAGTAAAAAAGCGCGAACAAATCGAGCTATTACCAATGACTAATGACTAATGATCAATGACCAATGACTACCTTGACGAGTAAACTTTATTTGTACCAACCGACTTATTGTGTTTTCCACAAGAAACGGTTACCTCAAGTGTTAAGTTAAGTATAAAGAATCTTTAAGATAAAATTGCTTTGTGGAAAGTTTTTTATTTTTTGTGGAAAACTTTCCACAAATCTGTGGAAAAGTACTTAAGTATAAATACTCTGTGGAAAACTAACCCTATTTTTCCACAAGTTTTCCACAGCTAGCAACCTGTTAAAGCATCTTTGAAGTAGACGTGCATCAAGTTTTCCACAATTTCCACAGGTACGACGACTGAATAACTAAAAATAATAAAGTTGACGAATGATTCCTTGATGGTACAAGCTCCCGGACTCGTCCGTGGAATCAATAGTTTAATCCAAAATTCTCAAGTCCTGGATCTGTCCGTGGGATCAATCCAAAATCTAAAATCTAAAATCTAAAATCTAAAATCCAAAATTGTCTGACCATGAAATTAGTTTGCACCCAAAGCGACCTTAGTACTAACCTCTCACTCACCAGCCGTGCTGTACCTTCACGCCCAACACATCCAGTACTTGCCAACGTACTACTACAAGCGGATGCTGAAACTAACCAAGTCAGCTTAACAGCATTTGATCTGAGTTTGGGTATCCGTACTAGTTTTAGCGCCGAAGTCTTGCACTCTGGAGAAATTGCGATCCCCGCCAAGCTGCTTAATGACATCACTACTCGCCTTCCAGAAGGTGAAATTACTCTAGAAAATGAATCAACTTCTACAGATGATCCCTTAGCAGGGGAAGGCTCAATTGTGACTCTGATACCCAAAAGCGGGCGTTATCAAGTACGCGCAATGGGAGCACAAGAGTTTCCAGAACTCCCTGTTATCGAAAATACTCCAGCACTACATATTCCTGCTGGTGCATTAATTGAAGGATTACGAGGTTCTTTATTTGCAACTAGTGCAGATGAAACCAAACAAGTTCTCACCGGCGTACATTTAACAGTTCAACAAGACACACTGGAATTTGCAGCAACTGACGGACATCGTTTAGCTGTCGTACAGACGACTAATGAGAGTCCAGACACAAATACGGAAACTGGCTTAGAAGTGACAGTACCAGCCAGAGCATTAAGAGAACTAGAACGAATGCTGGCTCACGCGCACTCAGAAGAGGAACCTGTGGCGTTGTATTTTGACCAAGGTCAGGTTATTTTTGAATGGCAAAATCAAAGGCTGACAAGTCGTACTCTGGAAGGACAATATCCTGCTTATCGTCTACTCATTCCCCGACAATTTGAGCGAGAATTGGTTTTAGATAGGCGACAATTCTTAAGTGCTTTAGAACGAATTGCTGTCTTCGCAGATCAAAAGAATAATGTTGTTAAGGTGAGCATGGATAGCGAAGAACAGGAGATTACTATATCCTGTGAAGCTCAAGATGTTGGCAATGGTAGAGAATCAATGTCAGCACAGATATTAGGAGAAGATATAGATATTGCTTTTAATATTAAATATTTGATGGAAGGTTTAAAAGCATTGCCATCTGTTGAAATTCACGTGCAGCTAAATGGAAACTTGACCCCAGTGATTTTTACTCCAGTTGGTGGTTTTAAGATGACTTATTTAGCGATGCCTGTTCAATTGAGGAATTAAAAAAGAATCCAAAAGTCTTCTCGTTCCTTGCCTCTGGCAAGGAACGAGAGAGACGAGAGAGCTTATTACGCCGCAGCAAAACGGATTTTGAGATAGTCTCCGTCCATTTTTGCCCCTCCAGGTTGCAGTGCGGCCAAAGCTTGTGGCAAAACTAAATTTCGGCGATGATTACCAATAGTGATGTTTAATTCATCTCCACTTTTACTGAGTTGAACTTGATTTTTGGGAATGCCTGGTAAATACAATTCCAAACTGTATTGATTATTTTCTTGAACAACTCTTATTGTGGTTTCTTTGTAATAAACCTGAGTTGGATCTTCATCTTTGTACAGTGTTTCCTTCAGACGTTCTAAAGCAGCCAAACCACACATCTCTTCAGAATACAGTGGAACTTCCTTGACAGGTAACGGATGGAAGTTTTCATGAATTTCGTGGCGGTACTGCTTTTGATTCTCTTTCCAACGCTGGAAAAAAGGATCTTCTACTGCTTCGGGAATAATCCGATTTGCGACGACTAAATCTGTTGCAACGTTATATAAGCTCAAATAAGCATGAGCGCGCAGAGATTCTTTAATCACCATTTTTTCAGGATTGGTGACAAGCCGTACTGAGGTTTGAGTGTTATCTGTTAATACTTTTTCCAGAGCTTCTATTTGTTGATAGAATTCATAAGGTGCGTCCATCACCTCTTTGTCTGGTAAAGAAAAACCAGCAATTGGTTTAAAAAAAGGTTCAACTAAAGGTCTTAGTGCAACAGAAATGTTTTGGAAAGGTTTGTAAAAACGCCGCATGTACCAACCACCAACTTCTGGTAAACTCAACAGACGTAGTGCTGTACCAGTAGGGGCTGAGTCAATAATCAAAACGTCAAACTCACCCTCATCGTAATGGCGTTTCATTCTGACCAAGCTGAAAATCTCATCCATGCCTGGTAAAATAGCTAATTCTTCCGCCTGCACTCCATCTAAACCCCGTGCTTGTAAAACTTGAGTGATGTAGCGCTTTACAGAACCCCAGTTTCCTTCTAGTTCAAGTAGTGCATCCAGTTCCGCACCCCACAAATTCGGGCGAATTTCTTTGGGTACATGTCCCAGTTCTAAATCAAAACTGTCTGCCAGAGAATGAGCGGGATCTGTACTCAAAACAAGTGTACTATAACCCAGTTCTGCACAACGAAGTCCAGTGGCGGCGGCTACGGAGGTTTTTCCCACGCCGCCTTTGCCTGTCATTAGAATTACACGCATGGATGGTTTTGTCCAAGATGAGAAGTGTTTACATTTATTTACATTATGAACTCTTTAAGGGAAATAAATGCTGTTTCAGGACATCTAAACGCGAACAATGCCAATAATCTATGTGAGACACAATTAACCCTTGAGGGTTAAGGCGCAATTCACTCCACCCTGGGATAGAAATACGTGGCTTCCAAGGAAGGGGGGTATTCCAGCTGAGTGTCCACTCAGTTTTGATTGTGTCTCCTGTACGATTCATGCTGTGCAAGTCCATTTTGGTATTTAAAAACCAAGTACCGATGAGTTTAATCATCTGCTTGTACTTTTCAACACCACGAAATTTGTTGAGCGGATCTTGAAAATAAACATCTTGAGCGTAGACGCTGTATGTTTGATTATCAGGAAATCTTTGATAGTCTTGTTTGAGAATTTCAATGAGATCCATAATGAAATAATCCAAAAGACAAAGTGAAAAAACTTAAAGAATGAATATCTTATATATCTTATAAAGAATAATCGATGCTCAACACATGAAGTCATTCCTACTGTTCTGCCAATTCATGCTTCCTTTCCACAGGTGCAAAATGTCAGCAACAGTAAATTTATGTGTCAAGCAAATAGACACTGATATTTACACGTATGTAATAATAAACAAAATTACTTTAAAAATAACCATCTATGACTAAAATCTGGTCTAAAATTTTGAACTGGAAAGGAGGCAAAAAGCAGATTGTCCTTTGATTTCTGGCGAGAAAACAACTTTCGACTTGAGCCTTGGGGGAGTGACTACCAACCCCCAATTGATATAGAAGAACTTTCGGAATCGAAGAGTGAAGTAGATCCCACCGTAGAAGAAACCGACTGGAGCAAGTTTTGTAAGCGTCGTCCTCAGATTGATTTGCCCCAACGACTGATTTTTATCGATGGTCGTCGTCGCATTGATGCTGCCCTTGTCGGTGGTAGTGGCAATACTATTAATTATGGAGTCTTTGGTACCATCGCTGTGGGTGCAGTACTTGTAGATAGAAGCACCCACACCGCTAAGAGCGAGAACTTCAATATCCGCCGCATTTTGGGATTTGGAGGTAACCAAAAAGCGCCACTGACGCACATTCCTTGTCCTTTTGGAAGTGGGGCGGAATTAGTCTATGAGCCAGCCGAACCTTACGTAGAAAATAATCCTGACATTCGCAAGAATCTGGTTCAGAATGCAATGCTCAAGGCAGAGGCGACTCTGGCAAAGCAAAATTATACCATGCAAGCAGATACTTTAGTGATTCGCGATGGGCGACTACCGTATAATTCGCCGAATTTTACTGTGGGCTACGTAAAGACTATGCACAAAAACTATTTGAGCGAAAAACATGCAGCCTTGTTGTGGGAATTAAAACCAACAGAGCGATCGCCCATCTTCTTAATCAAAGAACAAAACCGACCTCACTGGAGTTGGTATCTCAAAAGCGGCAATTCCCAAACGAACTCCCAGAGTTTAGGCTACCACGATTTGCACGGCATTGTCCGACTTGAATTGTCTAACGAAATTCCTCTAGACACAGCCCAGAAGATAGCTGACCAAACCACCTATCTCATTCCTGAATATGCCTCCCATCCTTACAAAGACCCCCGCGCACCGCAGAACCTCACTCCTGTTGGCGCACTCGAACGCGAACTGGGACGGCGCATGGGCGATGCAAATCTCATTAAACGACGCGTGCAACACTTTTTAGCTTCTTTAGGAGTTACGCTATGACGACTCCCATCGGTTATGTCCTTGGTACGCAAGAGGCGACTCCTCTAGAATTTTGGGTTGCAGTGTTACCCGGTCATGTTTTGCGCCTTGATGATGTGATAGAAGTGCAAACTCATCGACCTGATGGTGGCGAAATTGTTCACTTTTATGGTGTTGTGGATCATGTCCGCACATTACATGAAGGAACGCAATTTGACACAGATACTTTCTTAGTTAAAAGTGGTAGTCTACCAGTAAATATTTCTTATGCCGCCCATATTCAAGTCACACGAATTGAGCCAGAAGAATACTTACCACCACAACCAGGAGACACCGTCAATCTAGCTGTGGATG
This portion of the Brasilonema sennae CENA114 genome encodes:
- the dnaA gene encoding chromosomal replication initiator protein DnaA, with the protein product MEMPIENLWSQVLERLQLELSRPTFETWIKTASAERLENNCLVIFTPNPFARNWLQKYYIKTIANVVQDILGYPVDIYITVNQGDEVSDVKEQEASWGFQTQTSPTDGLPQNRLKTTELNLKYVFSRFVVGANNRMAHAAALAVAEYPGREFNPLFLCGGVGLGKTHLMQAIGHYRWEISPDSRIFYVSTEQFTNDLIAAIRKDSMQSFREHYRAADVLLVDDIQFIEGKEYTQEEFFHTFNTLHEAGKQVVLASDRPPNQIPGLQQRLCSRFSMGLIADIQSPDLETRMAILQKKAEYENIRLPREVVEYIAFHYTSNIRELEGALIRALAYISIWGLPMTVENIAPVLEPPTQKVEATPEAILSVIVESFDVSIEDLKGNSRRREISWARQIGMYLMRQHTDLSLPRIGEEFGGKDHTTVMYSCEKITQLRQTDQNLVKTLRQLSDRINMASRPHKSS
- the dnaN gene encoding DNA polymerase III subunit beta, with protein sequence MKLVCTQSDLSTNLSLTSRAVPSRPTHPVLANVLLQADAETNQVSLTAFDLSLGIRTSFSAEVLHSGEIAIPAKLLNDITTRLPEGEITLENESTSTDDPLAGEGSIVTLIPKSGRYQVRAMGAQEFPELPVIENTPALHIPAGALIEGLRGSLFATSADETKQVLTGVHLTVQQDTLEFAATDGHRLAVVQTTNESPDTNTETGLEVTVPARALRELERMLAHAHSEEEPVALYFDQGQVIFEWQNQRLTSRTLEGQYPAYRLLIPRQFERELVLDRRQFLSALERIAVFADQKNNVVKVSMDSEEQEITISCEAQDVGNGRESMSAQILGEDIDIAFNIKYLMEGLKALPSVEIHVQLNGNLTPVIFTPVGGFKMTYLAMPVQLRN
- a CDS encoding TRC40/GET3/ArsA family transport-energizing ATPase is translated as MRVILMTGKGGVGKTSVAAATGLRCAELGYSTLVLSTDPAHSLADSFDLELGHVPKEIRPNLWGAELDALLELEGNWGSVKRYITQVLQARGLDGVQAEELAILPGMDEIFSLVRMKRHYDEGEFDVLIIDSAPTGTALRLLSLPEVGGWYMRRFYKPFQNISVALRPLVEPFFKPIAGFSLPDKEVMDAPYEFYQQIEALEKVLTDNTQTSVRLVTNPEKMVIKESLRAHAYLSLYNVATDLVVANRIIPEAVEDPFFQRWKENQKQYRHEIHENFHPLPVKEVPLYSEEMCGLAALERLKETLYKDEDPTQVYYKETTIRVVQENNQYSLELYLPGIPKNQVQLSKSGDELNITIGNHRRNLVLPQALAALQPGGAKMDGDYLKIRFAAA
- a CDS encoding DUF2358 domain-containing protein, producing the protein MDLIEILKQDYQRFPDNQTYSVYAQDVYFQDPLNKFRGVEKYKQMIKLIGTWFLNTKMDLHSMNRTGDTIKTEWTLSWNTPLPWKPRISIPGWSELRLNPQGLIVSHIDYWHCSRLDVLKQHLFPLKSS